One Dokdonia sp. Dokd-P16 genomic window carries:
- the argB gene encoding acetylglutamate kinase, whose protein sequence is MINKQQLTVVKIGGDIVDYDELLTSFYTHFKAISGPAIIIHGGGNKASTLQEQLGYVPVKVDGRRVTDEITLEVVTMVYAGLLNKKLVAGLQAKGKNTIGLSGADGDVVRAHKREVTTVDYGFVGDIDRVNVSFINDLLSDGKVPVFSAITHDGNGQLLNTNADTLAAKIAVAMSSLYNVQLFYCFTKPGVLEDVNNDESIVTRIDKGLYKEMKTAGQIFEGMIPKLDTAFEALDQGVMRVHLGEVDILSDNTTKHTTLCL, encoded by the coding sequence ATGATAAATAAACAGCAACTTACCGTAGTAAAAATAGGTGGAGACATTGTAGATTATGATGAGCTACTCACCTCATTTTACACGCATTTTAAGGCAATTTCTGGTCCTGCAATTATCATACACGGTGGAGGAAATAAAGCATCTACCCTACAAGAGCAGCTGGGTTATGTTCCAGTAAAAGTAGACGGGAGAAGGGTGACAGATGAAATTACGCTAGAGGTTGTGACGATGGTGTATGCCGGACTTCTCAATAAGAAGCTTGTCGCTGGCCTGCAGGCAAAAGGTAAGAACACCATAGGACTTTCTGGCGCAGATGGTGATGTCGTGAGAGCGCATAAACGCGAAGTGACGACGGTAGATTATGGTTTTGTGGGAGATATAGATAGAGTGAATGTGAGTTTTATAAATGACCTCCTTTCTGACGGTAAAGTGCCCGTATTTTCTGCAATTACGCACGATGGTAATGGGCAATTGCTCAACACCAATGCAGATACACTCGCTGCCAAAATCGCGGTAGCAATGAGCTCTCTCTATAACGTTCAGTTGTTTTATTGTTTTACAAAACCAGGTGTCCTTGAAGATGTAAATAATGATGAATCGATAGTAACGCGCATAGATAAAGGGCTTTATAAAGAGATGAAAACAGCGGGACAAATATTTGAAGGTATGATTCCTAAACTAGATACTGCTTTTGAGGCGCTCGATCAAGGCGTTATGAGAGTGCATCTGGGCGAGGTTGACATTCTGAGTGATAACACTACAAAACACACGACACTATGTCTTTAA
- a CDS encoding N-acetylornithine carbamoyltransferase, translating to MKNYISINDIPNLEMAIKEALYMKEYPYAFAKAGKQKILGLLFFNSSLRTRLSTEKAAKNLGMETMTLNVNSDSWQLEFEDGTVMDGTKAEHIKEAAQVLSQYCDVLAVRAFPGLVDKSQDELEVVLSAFMQYGSVPVVNLESSTAHPLQGFTDAITIYELSESLRAANKKPNVVLTWAPHPKALPHAVANSFVQTMQKANVNFTITNPEGYDLNPEIRGEVPVIHNQKEAFANADIIYVKNWSSYENYGKVQSQDSNWMINAEKLKETNQAKVMHCLPVRRNVVIADDVLDTESSAVIQQAGNRTWAAQWVLKNILDNDK from the coding sequence TGATATTCCTAATTTAGAAATGGCGATTAAAGAAGCGCTGTATATGAAGGAGTATCCGTACGCTTTCGCGAAAGCGGGAAAACAAAAAATCTTAGGTCTTCTATTTTTTAACTCGAGCTTACGTACTAGACTAAGCACTGAAAAGGCTGCCAAAAATCTTGGGATGGAAACGATGACACTCAATGTAAACAGTGATAGCTGGCAACTAGAGTTTGAAGATGGTACTGTGATGGATGGTACAAAAGCAGAGCATATCAAAGAGGCTGCGCAGGTGTTATCGCAATATTGTGATGTACTTGCCGTGAGAGCTTTTCCAGGGCTGGTAGATAAAAGTCAAGATGAGCTAGAGGTCGTGCTTTCTGCATTTATGCAATATGGGAGTGTGCCCGTTGTAAATCTAGAGAGCAGTACGGCGCATCCGTTACAAGGGTTTACAGATGCAATCACGATTTACGAACTCTCCGAAAGTCTACGTGCAGCAAATAAAAAGCCTAATGTTGTGTTGACCTGGGCGCCACATCCTAAAGCCTTGCCGCACGCAGTCGCAAACTCATTTGTACAGACGATGCAAAAGGCAAATGTAAATTTCACAATTACTAATCCAGAGGGGTATGATCTCAATCCAGAAATACGTGGTGAAGTACCTGTGATTCATAATCAGAAAGAAGCCTTTGCAAATGCCGATATCATTTATGTGAAAAACTGGAGCAGCTATGAAAATTATGGTAAGGTGCAATCGCAAGACAGTAACTGGATGATTAATGCCGAAAAACTTAAGGAAACCAATCAAGCCAAAGTAATGCATTGTCTACCTGTGCGTCGTAACGTTGTCATTGCAGATGATGTACTAGACACCGAGTCAAGCGCTGTAATCCAGCAAGCTGGTAATAGAACGTGGGCTGCACAATGGGTGCTTAAAAACATACTCGATAATGATAAATAA